The nucleotide sequence GATTTTGGTCGAATAGTCGACGTTCATGTAATTCATTGGGGCCTCCCGTGCCGGGGTGTTTGGCGAATGGCGAATGGCGAGTAGCGAATGGAAGAAGCGCAACTATTCGCCACTTCCTGTTCGCTATTCCCCCTTAGACTCTCGTCATGTCGAATTGCGCCTTCTGGCCGGTGCCGTAGCGGCGCAGCGCGCCGTCTTCGCCGACCGCGTTGGGGCGCTGGAAGATCCAGTTCTGCCACGCCGTGAGGCGCGAGAAGATTTTCGATTCCATGGTCTCGGGCCCGACGAAGCGCAAATTGGCTTCCATGCCGGTGAGGCCGTCGGGCGAGAACGACGTGCGCTCCTCCAGGAACACCCGCACCTCGTCGTCCCAGTCGATGTCGTCGAGCGCGAAGGTGACGAGGCCGAGTTCTTCGGCCTCTTCGGCGTCGAGTGTCGTACCGATGGTGGCTTCCGCGCGCTCCAGATCGGACGGATCGGCCTGGAAGCGCGATTGCAGCCGGGTCAGGCCGTGGCACATCGGATAGGGACCGAAATTCATGGCGGTGAGCTGGATCGCCGGGGGCTGGCGGTTGTCGCCCTGCCGCGAGCCGATCAGCATGTAGGATCGGTCGGCAGCGAACACGAGTTCGGCGAGCGTGCCGGCGAAACAGGAGCCGGGCTCCACCAGCGTCACCAGCGTGCGCGAGGTGACGTCGATACGCTTCAACACCCGCTTCCAGTAGTGCCTGATCTCGTTGACCAGCCAATGCGCCTTGTTGGCTTCGAGGAAAGCGTCGCAGGCCGCCACATTGGCGGCATCGCCATGTGACTTGAACACCAGCATCGCGATTTCGAGTTCGTTGATGCGCAAGTGAAGAATCGCGTCATCGAGCTCGCGCGCCACCTGCAGCGGCCAGAACGACGCGCCTTGCGCGATCAGACCGTCGATGTCGGCCGGCGGGGTCGACTCAGGCGCCTTGATCGAGATGGTGGCGATCCGCGCCGCGCGGTCGATGTCGGCGCTGACAAAGCCGTAGCGGATGCCGCTGTCGTCGATGGTGCGATCGAGCGGGGTCAGCGTAATGCCCTTGCCGTTGCCGTCGCGCTTCGAGGCGGCGGCAAATTCTTTTGCCCGA is from Bradyrhizobium sp. AZCC 2176 and encodes:
- the boxC gene encoding 2,3-epoxybenzoyl-CoA dihydrolase, which gives rise to MAGEDRVLAGGAKYIDFQTDPSRYRHWKLGVEGDVATLTMDVDENGGLFEGYQLKLNSYDLGVDIELADAVQRLRFEHPEVKAVVMRSAKNRVFCAGANIRMLAGATHAHKVNFCKFTNETRNGLEDSSENSGQRFITVVNGTAAGGGYELALATDHIIMADDGAAAVSLPEVPLLAVLPGTGGLTRVVDKRKVRRDHADFFCTIEEGIKGKRAVAWRLVDEIVPNSKLEAKVADRAKEFAAASKRDGNGKGITLTPLDRTIDDSGIRYGFVSADIDRAARIATISIKAPESTPPADIDGLIAQGASFWPLQVARELDDAILHLRINELEIAMLVFKSHGDAANVAACDAFLEANKAHWLVNEIRHYWKRVLKRIDVTSRTLVTLVEPGSCFAGTLAELVFAADRSYMLIGSRQGDNRQPPAIQLTAMNFGPYPMCHGLTRLQSRFQADPSDLERAEATIGTTLDAEEAEELGLVTFALDDIDWDDEVRVFLEERTSFSPDGLTGMEANLRFVGPETMESKIFSRLTAWQNWIFQRPNAVGEDGALRRYGTGQKAQFDMTRV